In Priestia megaterium NBRC 15308 = ATCC 14581, the following proteins share a genomic window:
- a CDS encoding HAD family phosphatase, with product MNQLAFIFDMDGVIVDSEPVYRIRNKDIFKKLGIEVDEDTQLNFIGGTAKRKWTILKEQFSLSSPNLENTNYLVN from the coding sequence ATGAATCAATTAGCTTTTATTTTTGATATGGATGGCGTAATTGTCGACAGTGAACCTGTATACCGCATCCGTAATAAAGATATCTTTAAAAAGCTAGGAATAGAAGTAGATGAGGATACACAGCTCAATTTCATTGGAGGAACAGCTAAAAGAAAATGGACAATATTAAAAGAGCAATTTTCACTGTCCTCACCCAATTTGGAGAATACAAACTATCTGGTCAATTAA
- a CDS encoding BtpA/SgcQ family protein encodes MTWLKEILGTEKAIIAMCHLLPLPGDPYFNNEKGMDYVVEMARKDLHALQEGGVDAIMFSNEFSMPYLTDVKTETVAAMARIIGELMSEIKVPFGVNVLWDAKKSLDLAAATGAKFVREIFTGVYASDFGTWNTNVGETIRHQHRIGAQNVKLLYNVVPESAAYLAEREIESIVASTVFNNRPDALCVSGLTAGAKTDVQLLIRVKEAVPNTILLVNTGVNFTNFKEQLSIADGAVVGTTFKYDGKFENHVDVDRVKKFMDKVKVFRDNL; translated from the coding sequence ATGACCTGGTTAAAAGAAATACTTGGAACAGAAAAAGCTATTATTGCTATGTGTCACTTGTTACCGTTGCCCGGAGATCCATATTTTAATAATGAAAAAGGCATGGACTATGTGGTAGAAATGGCAAGAAAGGATTTGCATGCTCTTCAAGAAGGCGGAGTGGATGCCATTATGTTTTCAAATGAGTTTAGCATGCCATATTTAACGGATGTTAAAACGGAAACTGTAGCTGCGATGGCCCGAATTATAGGTGAATTGATGTCGGAAATTAAAGTGCCTTTTGGGGTAAATGTATTGTGGGATGCTAAGAAATCTTTGGATTTAGCGGCTGCTACAGGGGCTAAATTTGTTAGAGAAATTTTTACAGGCGTATATGCAAGTGATTTTGGTACTTGGAATACCAACGTTGGAGAAACAATTAGACATCAGCATCGAATTGGGGCACAAAACGTTAAATTATTATATAATGTTGTCCCTGAATCTGCTGCGTATTTGGCTGAGCGGGAAATTGAAAGTATTGTTGCATCTACGGTATTTAATAATAGACCAGATGCACTATGTGTATCTGGATTAACAGCAGGGGCCAAGACGGACGTGCAGTTATTAATACGCGTAAAGGAGGCTGTTCCCAATACAATTCTACTTGTTAATACAGGAGTTAATTTCACTAATTTCAAAGAACAGTTATCTATTGCTGATGGGGCAGTTGTAGGTACAACATTTAAATACGACGGCAAATTTGAAAACCATGTGGATGTTGATCGTGTAAAAAAATTCATGGACAAAGTAAAAGTTTTTCGTGACAATCTTTAA